The Puniceicoccus vermicola genomic interval CTTCGCCGGCGATTGTAGAAGCATTCGATGTAGTCGAAGATGGCGCAGTGGGCTTGTTTTTTGTTATGGAAGCAACCGGAGTCGGGAAGCATCTCGGTTTTAAAGGAGGCGAAACAGCTCTCGGCGAAGGCGTTGTCGTAGCAGTATCCCTTGGCGCTCATGCTTTGTTTCCATTTTCCCAGAGCGGTTCGAAGGGGCCCGCTGGTATACTGGCAACCTCTATCGGAGTGGAAGATCGCAGTGGGATGGATCGGTAGTCTCAGACGGGCTTGGTCGATTGCCCGGACAGTTTGTTCGGCCGAGAGAGAGCAGGAGAGATTCCATCCAAGGATGAGACGGGAGAACAGGTCCATGACAACCGACAGATACATCCAACCCTCTTCGGTGGGGATATAGGTAATGTCGGCAACGAGTTGCTCACCGGGCTTGGTGGGCGCAGGCTCCTTTTTCAAAAGGTTAGGAGAAGGAGAAGCCTTCGAATCGGTTTTCGTTGTCTTTGGTCGCCAAGGCCTACGGAGCTTCCCTCGTAAGCCCTCTTTTCGCATCAGGCGCGCTACCCGGTTCTCGCCACA includes:
- a CDS encoding IS3 family transposase; the encoded protein is KKSREHTGRGPASGYAMIEAMRKDYSVCELCGALGLSRSGFYAWDTRKVAPGPRAVENQRIVAEIKTIHADRHMRCYGSPRITPELAERGLPCGENRVARLMRKEGLRGKLRRPWRPKTTKTDSKASPSPNLLKKEPAPTKPGEQLVADITYIPTEEGWMYLSVVMDLFSRLILGWNLSCSLSAEQTVRAIDQARLRLPIHPTAIFHSDRGCQYTSGPLRTALGKWKQSMSAKGYCYDNAFAESCFASFKTEMLPDSGCFHNKKQAHCAIFDYIECFYNRRRRHSSLGMISPQRYLEQYYNLQPQLN